The Acropora muricata isolate sample 2 chromosome 5, ASM3666990v1, whole genome shotgun sequence genome includes a window with the following:
- the LOC136918463 gene encoding cilia- and flagella-associated protein 97-like — protein sequence MADDGAIPRRSSSESSHSSDDKTADRLKREHFLHPNSDQIDLNLLLQAVLDINEKLNKRQPPSQGNMEDAVESREGSSTKSHGDSVKAKKDFDDTASRHSVASSGRSRLRNGFKSGEFIRPAPLERKNMSFSNAKVDAIDRENQRLLREITRTRGRPKSAKNSKLVSEPLRIQTSSEVNRCKFQRKIDKDNQKLLQRLEAVRPTRGLSRDSLFKEHIKQKQYSKTASRSRPSSAKSSSSSVHSRTASESSLMFRDSGSVASSRSSCGSQGPVKKRTRSKPTWEAGW from the exons atggCGGACGACGGAGCCATTCCACGCCGCAGTTCGTCGGAGAGTTCGCATTCGTCCGATGATAAAACCGCCGATCGACTGAAAAGAGAACATTTTTTGCATCCAAACTCTGATCAAATAGATTTAAATCTTCTTCTCCAAGCTGTTCTCGATATTAACGAAAAATTAAACAAGAGGCAACCGCCTTCGCAAGGAAATATGGAAGATGCTGTTGAAAGTCGAGAAGGGTCCTCTACGAAAAGCCACGGGGACAGTGTTAAGGCAAAGAAAGACTTTGACGACACTGCATCAAGGCATTCGGTAGCGTCCTCTGGTAGATCACGGCTAAGAAATGGTTTTAAAAGTGGTGAATTCATACGCCCAGCGCCTCTAGAACGCAAAAACATGTCGTTTAGTAATGCTAAAGTAGACGCTATTGACAGAGAGAATCAGAGACTTCTGCGAGAAATTACGCGGACTAGAGGAAGACCAAAGTCTGCTAAAAATAGTAAACTTGTCTCAGAGCCTTTAAGGATTCAGACTTCGTCCGAAGTCAACAGATGcaagtttcaaagaaaaattgataaagATAACCAG AAACTACTACAAAGACTTGAAGCAGTCAGACCCACAAGAGGTTTGTCCAGGGATTCATTATTCAAAGAAcacataaaacaaaaacagtatTCAAAAACAGCTTCAAGAAGCCGACCAAGTAGTGCCAAGAGTTCCTCATCGAGTGTCCATTCCCGTACGGCCAGTGAATCAAGTCTAATGTTTAGAGATTCTGGGAGCGTGGCAAGTTCAAGATCGTCATGTGGTTCACAGGGACCAGTGAAGAAAAGAACCCGTTCTAAACCTACTTGGGAAGCTGGTTGGTAA
- the LOC136918459 gene encoding tudor domain-containing protein 3-like isoform X1, with translation MEAKLKENGWFLSTEGVAECERACNKEKPSLQDMSKAALNLDLKQYGVKHLPNDINKAKVVTQLIGPLVLQVQKLRNVSAPKSNEDSNHSPRLLKIQLTDGHLICHGLENSPIPELSLSTPPGTKVRLTGTITVQESFLWLDANNTKVLGGEVEKLKEKWELNKNLAKHSRGTEGAPPFVPFSQGIHSASETKGTKTDNPKVNGVAQSSAEKPRSPKSRDSNVPPRARTYDNVRNNRPVHQDHKDAAVKKLTNHQRDERGDSKRSNSERTTNKYSAEGREKEPTPVDPEALNNDRARHGHSHSEDNRYNNRTDHHERSEKPFPRSQESSRGGGRLRGRGGRREGPGRGRAENDNVGDIEDYRSRQPTEPALWDFLSNKFPTVKDTKNQKPLKSIENQKSDETRQERPPPRPPVKPDGDVKPKPQPMQDPKAEKTENSSPPKQQQGDAQGEYATARELEQAKHDASPHQRDGRPQSKQPREQYHKQAQSKGKGSRRHDHDSRPYNQSLPPRLQKRQQQQQQQRLQQQHHRQNNPELDTEDGTEDQGASASSPRSVAQDDDAIVRFRTAPASRQNEYVEGQPGEIPPHAQFQEPQGRSSSYQQQYNAQAKWHKTYRPGSEHYNPQSFTPPNVQQQQQQHLEFVSMAMESQRMQTQFVVNQTQPFVERAGREQTDIAMPQEYQYVQQAQAPVQTYPVYQMRPAQIPQQQAMAAQQTVARPVVASPIVTTQVGWKKGDHCLALWRDGQYYSAKMEELMPDGLSCLVSFLDFQNSTDVVALTSLRPFPIIAWGEGGNTAPPPTGAVATVPYYAQPAPVNIVTTPQMVIPVSGHPPFHAGTRPTLVHSAAVPAQIPWQPAQPQEVRQAAFQPVMHYGTVPQTSSGDPGQAAYGVATPAGVHYVRGVKEMSGQDVYIGLPEGGRGRSSPNSSGYSKPRRSNKPTQNFYVPPRQQKFKDKG, from the exons ATGGAGGccaagttgaaagaaaatggatg GTTTCTCTCCACCGAAGGGGTTGCAGAGTGTGAAAGGGCTTGCAACAAAGAGAAACCATCTTTGCAAGATATGTCAAAGGCAGCCCTAAAT CTGGACTTGAAGCAATACGGGGTCAAGCATCTACCCAATGACATTAACAAAGCCAAAGTAGTGACA CAGCTCATTGGTCCCCTGGTTCTTCAAGTACAAAAGCTGCGAAATGTTTCTGCCCCCAAATCCAATGAAGACTCAAACCATTCACCAAGACTTTTGAAGATTCAGTTGACAGATGGACACCTAATATGCCATGGACTTGAAAATTCACCCATTCCTGAGCTCAG CTTGTCAACCCCTCCAGGCACTAAAGTTCGTTTAACAGGTACAATTACTGTTCAAGAAAGCTTCCTATGGCTGGATGCTAACAACACCAAAGTGTTAGGTGGAGAGGTGGAAAAGCTGAAAGAAAAGTGGGAATTGAACAAG AACCTAGCCAAGCATTCCCGTGGCACAGAAGGGGCGCCTCCATTTGTACCTTTCAGTCAAGGAATCCATTCAGCCAGTGAAACCAAAGGAACAAAAACAGATAACCCTAAAG TGAATGGTGTTGCTCAAAGCAGTGCAGAGAAACCTAGAAGTCCTAAAAGCAGAGACTCAAATGTTCCACCACGAGCAAGAACATACGATAATGTGCGAAACAACAGACCTGTCCATCAGGATCACAAAGACGCCGCTGTCAAGAAATTGACCAATCACCAAAGAGATGAAAGAGGTGACAGCAAGAGGTCAAATTCTGAGAGAACAACCAACAAGTACTCAGCTGAAGGGCGAGAGAAAGAGCCAACGCCTGTTGATCCTGAGGCACTTAATAATGACAGGGCAAGACATGGACATTCTCATAGTGAAGATAATAGATACAACAACAGAACGGATCACCATGAGAGATCAGAAAAACCTTTTCCCAGATCCCAG GAATCAAGTAGAGGAGGAGGCAGGCTGCGAGGTCGAGGCGGAAGACGCGAAGGACCAG GTAGAGGAAGAGCTGAAAACGATAACGTTGGCGATATTGAAGATTACAGAAGTAGGCAACCCACTGAACCAGCCCTATGGGATTTTCTCTCCAACAAATTTCCAACAGTAAAAG ATACCAAAAACCAAAAGCCGTTGAAGTCTATAGAAAATCAAAAGTCTGACGAAACTCGCCAGGAAAGACCTCCACCACGACCACCTGTCAAACCAGACGGTGATGTCAAGCCAAAACCGCAGCCTATGCAAGATCCCAAAGCTGAAAAGACAGAGAACAGCTCTCCTCCGAAACAACAGCAAGGTGACGCACAGGGCGAGTATGCCACTGCAAGAGAGCTTGAACAAGCCAAGCACGATGCATCTCCGCATCAAAGAGACGGAAGGCCACAGTCTAAGCAACCAAGAGAGCAGTACCACAAGCAGGCACAAAGCAAAGGGAAAGGCTCTAGAAGACATGATCATGATTCTCGACCCTATAATCAAAGCTTACCGCCAAGATTGCAGAagagacaacaacaacagcagcaacaaagATTGCAACAGCAGCATCACCGCCAGAACAATCCTGAGCTAGACACAGAGGACGGTACCGAAGATCAAGGAGCCAGCGCGAGTAGCCCTCGGTCAGTGGCCCAAGATGATGATGCCATTGTGAGATTTAGAACTGCTCCGGCCAGCCGCCAGAATGAGTATGTTGAAGGACAACCCGGCGAGATTCCGCCACATGCGCAGTTTCAAGAACCCCAGGGAAGGAGTAGCTCTTATCAACAGCAGTACAATGCCCAGGCAAAATGGCATAAAACTTACCGCCCGGGATCTGAACACTACAACCCACAGAGCTTCACCCCACCAAATgtgcaacagcaacaacagcaacatctGGAGTTCGTAAGCATGGCCATGGAGTCACAGCGTATGCAAACGCAGTTCGTTGTGAATCAAACGCAGCCGTTTGTGGAACGAGCCGGAAGAGAACAGACTGACATTGCCATGCCACAGGAATACCAATATGTACAGCAAGCCCAGGCTCCTGTGCAGACGTACCCAGTTTACCAAATGCGACCTGCTCAGATTCCGCAGCAGCAGGCTATGGCAGCTCAGCAGACGGTTGCACGGCCAGTAGTAGCTTCTCCAATCGTTACAACACAG GTAGGCTGGAAGAAAGGTGACCATTGCCTTGCACTTTGGCGGGATGGACAG tACTACAGTGCCAAGATGGAGGAGCTAATGCCAGATGGCCTGAGTTGTTTGGTGTCTTTCCTGGATTTCCAGAACAGTACTGATGTCGTAGCTCTGACTTCGCTAAGACCTTTTCCTATAATCGCTTGG GGTGAGGGTGGCAACACAGCCCCGCCACCCACAGGAGCCGTTGCCACGGTACCTTACTATGCCCAACCAGCACCTGTCAACATAGTAACCACACCCCAGATGGTCATCCCAGTTAGCGGTCACCCTCCTTTCCATGCTGGTACCAGGCCGACTCTTGTTCACTCCGCGGCAGTTCCCGCGCAAATTCCTTGGCAGCCAGCTCAGCCTCAGGAGGTGCGCCAAGCGGCCTTTCAACCGGTGATGCATTATGGGACTGTACCACAGACCTCCTCAGGGGACCCTGGCCAAGCAGCGTATGGAGTGGCTACTCCAGCTGGGGTGCATTATGTTCGTGGAGTCAAGGAGATGTCGGGACAAG ATGTTTACATTGGTTTGCCAGAAGGGGGACGTGGAAGGTCCAGCCCCAACTCTAGCGGTTACAGCAAGCCACGAAGGTCCAATAAACCAACACAGAACTTCTATGTTCCACCGCGACAACAGAAGTTCAAAGACAAAGGCTAG
- the LOC136918459 gene encoding tudor domain-containing protein 3-like isoform X2, with protein sequence MEAKLKENGWFLSTEGVAECERACNKEKPSLQDMSKAALNLDLKQYGVKHLPNDINKAKVVTLIGPLVLQVQKLRNVSAPKSNEDSNHSPRLLKIQLTDGHLICHGLENSPIPELSLSTPPGTKVRLTGTITVQESFLWLDANNTKVLGGEVEKLKEKWELNKNLAKHSRGTEGAPPFVPFSQGIHSASETKGTKTDNPKVNGVAQSSAEKPRSPKSRDSNVPPRARTYDNVRNNRPVHQDHKDAAVKKLTNHQRDERGDSKRSNSERTTNKYSAEGREKEPTPVDPEALNNDRARHGHSHSEDNRYNNRTDHHERSEKPFPRSQESSRGGGRLRGRGGRREGPGRGRAENDNVGDIEDYRSRQPTEPALWDFLSNKFPTVKDTKNQKPLKSIENQKSDETRQERPPPRPPVKPDGDVKPKPQPMQDPKAEKTENSSPPKQQQGDAQGEYATARELEQAKHDASPHQRDGRPQSKQPREQYHKQAQSKGKGSRRHDHDSRPYNQSLPPRLQKRQQQQQQQRLQQQHHRQNNPELDTEDGTEDQGASASSPRSVAQDDDAIVRFRTAPASRQNEYVEGQPGEIPPHAQFQEPQGRSSSYQQQYNAQAKWHKTYRPGSEHYNPQSFTPPNVQQQQQQHLEFVSMAMESQRMQTQFVVNQTQPFVERAGREQTDIAMPQEYQYVQQAQAPVQTYPVYQMRPAQIPQQQAMAAQQTVARPVVASPIVTTQVGWKKGDHCLALWRDGQYYSAKMEELMPDGLSCLVSFLDFQNSTDVVALTSLRPFPIIAWGEGGNTAPPPTGAVATVPYYAQPAPVNIVTTPQMVIPVSGHPPFHAGTRPTLVHSAAVPAQIPWQPAQPQEVRQAAFQPVMHYGTVPQTSSGDPGQAAYGVATPAGVHYVRGVKEMSGQDVYIGLPEGGRGRSSPNSSGYSKPRRSNKPTQNFYVPPRQQKFKDKG encoded by the exons ATGGAGGccaagttgaaagaaaatggatg GTTTCTCTCCACCGAAGGGGTTGCAGAGTGTGAAAGGGCTTGCAACAAAGAGAAACCATCTTTGCAAGATATGTCAAAGGCAGCCCTAAAT CTGGACTTGAAGCAATACGGGGTCAAGCATCTACCCAATGACATTAACAAAGCCAAAGTAGTGACA CTCATTGGTCCCCTGGTTCTTCAAGTACAAAAGCTGCGAAATGTTTCTGCCCCCAAATCCAATGAAGACTCAAACCATTCACCAAGACTTTTGAAGATTCAGTTGACAGATGGACACCTAATATGCCATGGACTTGAAAATTCACCCATTCCTGAGCTCAG CTTGTCAACCCCTCCAGGCACTAAAGTTCGTTTAACAGGTACAATTACTGTTCAAGAAAGCTTCCTATGGCTGGATGCTAACAACACCAAAGTGTTAGGTGGAGAGGTGGAAAAGCTGAAAGAAAAGTGGGAATTGAACAAG AACCTAGCCAAGCATTCCCGTGGCACAGAAGGGGCGCCTCCATTTGTACCTTTCAGTCAAGGAATCCATTCAGCCAGTGAAACCAAAGGAACAAAAACAGATAACCCTAAAG TGAATGGTGTTGCTCAAAGCAGTGCAGAGAAACCTAGAAGTCCTAAAAGCAGAGACTCAAATGTTCCACCACGAGCAAGAACATACGATAATGTGCGAAACAACAGACCTGTCCATCAGGATCACAAAGACGCCGCTGTCAAGAAATTGACCAATCACCAAAGAGATGAAAGAGGTGACAGCAAGAGGTCAAATTCTGAGAGAACAACCAACAAGTACTCAGCTGAAGGGCGAGAGAAAGAGCCAACGCCTGTTGATCCTGAGGCACTTAATAATGACAGGGCAAGACATGGACATTCTCATAGTGAAGATAATAGATACAACAACAGAACGGATCACCATGAGAGATCAGAAAAACCTTTTCCCAGATCCCAG GAATCAAGTAGAGGAGGAGGCAGGCTGCGAGGTCGAGGCGGAAGACGCGAAGGACCAG GTAGAGGAAGAGCTGAAAACGATAACGTTGGCGATATTGAAGATTACAGAAGTAGGCAACCCACTGAACCAGCCCTATGGGATTTTCTCTCCAACAAATTTCCAACAGTAAAAG ATACCAAAAACCAAAAGCCGTTGAAGTCTATAGAAAATCAAAAGTCTGACGAAACTCGCCAGGAAAGACCTCCACCACGACCACCTGTCAAACCAGACGGTGATGTCAAGCCAAAACCGCAGCCTATGCAAGATCCCAAAGCTGAAAAGACAGAGAACAGCTCTCCTCCGAAACAACAGCAAGGTGACGCACAGGGCGAGTATGCCACTGCAAGAGAGCTTGAACAAGCCAAGCACGATGCATCTCCGCATCAAAGAGACGGAAGGCCACAGTCTAAGCAACCAAGAGAGCAGTACCACAAGCAGGCACAAAGCAAAGGGAAAGGCTCTAGAAGACATGATCATGATTCTCGACCCTATAATCAAAGCTTACCGCCAAGATTGCAGAagagacaacaacaacagcagcaacaaagATTGCAACAGCAGCATCACCGCCAGAACAATCCTGAGCTAGACACAGAGGACGGTACCGAAGATCAAGGAGCCAGCGCGAGTAGCCCTCGGTCAGTGGCCCAAGATGATGATGCCATTGTGAGATTTAGAACTGCTCCGGCCAGCCGCCAGAATGAGTATGTTGAAGGACAACCCGGCGAGATTCCGCCACATGCGCAGTTTCAAGAACCCCAGGGAAGGAGTAGCTCTTATCAACAGCAGTACAATGCCCAGGCAAAATGGCATAAAACTTACCGCCCGGGATCTGAACACTACAACCCACAGAGCTTCACCCCACCAAATgtgcaacagcaacaacagcaacatctGGAGTTCGTAAGCATGGCCATGGAGTCACAGCGTATGCAAACGCAGTTCGTTGTGAATCAAACGCAGCCGTTTGTGGAACGAGCCGGAAGAGAACAGACTGACATTGCCATGCCACAGGAATACCAATATGTACAGCAAGCCCAGGCTCCTGTGCAGACGTACCCAGTTTACCAAATGCGACCTGCTCAGATTCCGCAGCAGCAGGCTATGGCAGCTCAGCAGACGGTTGCACGGCCAGTAGTAGCTTCTCCAATCGTTACAACACAG GTAGGCTGGAAGAAAGGTGACCATTGCCTTGCACTTTGGCGGGATGGACAG tACTACAGTGCCAAGATGGAGGAGCTAATGCCAGATGGCCTGAGTTGTTTGGTGTCTTTCCTGGATTTCCAGAACAGTACTGATGTCGTAGCTCTGACTTCGCTAAGACCTTTTCCTATAATCGCTTGG GGTGAGGGTGGCAACACAGCCCCGCCACCCACAGGAGCCGTTGCCACGGTACCTTACTATGCCCAACCAGCACCTGTCAACATAGTAACCACACCCCAGATGGTCATCCCAGTTAGCGGTCACCCTCCTTTCCATGCTGGTACCAGGCCGACTCTTGTTCACTCCGCGGCAGTTCCCGCGCAAATTCCTTGGCAGCCAGCTCAGCCTCAGGAGGTGCGCCAAGCGGCCTTTCAACCGGTGATGCATTATGGGACTGTACCACAGACCTCCTCAGGGGACCCTGGCCAAGCAGCGTATGGAGTGGCTACTCCAGCTGGGGTGCATTATGTTCGTGGAGTCAAGGAGATGTCGGGACAAG ATGTTTACATTGGTTTGCCAGAAGGGGGACGTGGAAGGTCCAGCCCCAACTCTAGCGGTTACAGCAAGCCACGAAGGTCCAATAAACCAACACAGAACTTCTATGTTCCACCGCGACAACAGAAGTTCAAAGACAAAGGCTAG